Proteins encoded in a region of the Cytobacillus pseudoceanisediminis genome:
- the ribD gene encoding bifunctional diaminohydroxyphosphoribosylaminopyrimidine deaminase/5-amino-6-(5-phosphoribosylamino)uracil reductase RibD yields MNHQEYMKLAISLAAATKGQTSPNPQVGAVVVKNGEILGMGAHLKAGTPHAEVHAIAAAGDKAKGADIYVTLEPCSHFGRTPPCADLIINSGINRVFIASADPNPLVSGKGIERMQDAGIEVVTGLLKEEADALNEPFFHFIKTKTPYVTIKAASSFDGKTAAKTGDSKWITSPESRQDVHRLRHEHDAILTGVNTIIHDNPLLTARLPQGGKNPIRVVLDTNLRIPADANVIRDQSVKTIIFTGCEIDRSKAEELKKYNTEVFSFSANEVPIKEVLRNLGERNIMTLFVEGGSEIHASFINSGFFQQIILYMAPKIIGGNKAIPFIGGDGASYVKDAPALEFTEIEKIGGDLRITAKPLREAKE; encoded by the coding sequence TTGAACCATCAGGAATATATGAAGTTAGCCATCAGCCTGGCAGCGGCCACTAAAGGCCAAACCAGTCCTAACCCGCAGGTGGGTGCGGTTGTTGTTAAAAATGGTGAAATTCTGGGGATGGGTGCTCACCTGAAAGCAGGAACTCCCCATGCTGAAGTCCATGCGATTGCTGCAGCTGGCGATAAGGCTAAAGGTGCTGATATTTATGTCACGCTTGAGCCATGCAGCCATTTTGGCAGGACTCCGCCATGCGCAGACTTAATAATTAATTCAGGAATTAATAGGGTTTTTATTGCTTCTGCCGATCCGAATCCTTTAGTTTCCGGCAAAGGAATTGAAAGAATGCAGGATGCCGGGATTGAAGTGGTGACCGGCTTATTGAAGGAGGAAGCAGATGCCCTAAACGAACCATTTTTCCATTTTATAAAAACAAAGACACCATATGTAACCATTAAAGCAGCTTCATCGTTTGATGGAAAAACAGCTGCAAAAACCGGTGACAGCAAATGGATTACTTCTCCAGAATCCAGGCAGGATGTGCATCGGCTACGGCATGAACATGACGCAATACTTACAGGTGTAAATACGATCATTCACGATAATCCCCTTTTAACCGCCAGGCTGCCCCAAGGCGGAAAAAATCCCATTCGAGTTGTATTAGATACAAATCTGAGAATTCCCGCTGACGCAAATGTCATCCGGGATCAGTCTGTAAAGACCATAATCTTTACCGGCTGCGAAATAGATCGGTCAAAGGCAGAAGAGCTAAAGAAGTATAATACTGAAGTTTTTTCTTTTTCTGCTAATGAGGTGCCGATTAAAGAAGTATTAAGAAATTTAGGTGAAAGAAACATCATGACTTTATTTGTTGAAGGCGGATCAGAGATCCATGCTTCATTTATAAATAGCGGTTTCTTTCAGCAGATAATCCTTTATATGGCTCCTAAAATTATCGGGGGCAATAAGGCGATTCCATTTATTGGCGGGGATGGTGCCAGCTATGTAAAAGATGCCCCTGCACTGGAATTCACAGAAATTGAAAAGATTGGCGGAGACCTTAGAATTACCGCAAAACCGCTGAGGGAGGCCAAGGAGTAA
- the ribE gene encoding riboflavin synthase, with protein sequence MFTGIIEELGTVKKVVQQGKAMKLTIQASTVLTDVQLGDSISVNGVCLTVTEFAKNEFSADVMPETFKSTSLSAIKERTKVNLERAMSANGRFGGHFVTGHIDGTGQILKKTASENAIYIQISVPPALSHLLIMKGSIAVDGISLTVFGNEDNTVTVSIIPHTASETVLGFKAAGDIVNLEFDMLAKYLYSFMNRQQETSSPKEGVSERFLKENGFL encoded by the coding sequence ATGTTTACTGGAATTATTGAGGAACTGGGAACAGTAAAAAAAGTAGTTCAGCAAGGCAAGGCCATGAAACTGACAATTCAGGCATCCACAGTTTTAACAGATGTTCAACTGGGGGACAGCATTTCGGTAAACGGCGTGTGCCTTACAGTTACGGAATTTGCGAAAAATGAATTTTCAGCAGATGTCATGCCCGAAACATTCAAAAGTACTTCGCTTTCTGCCATTAAAGAACGAACAAAAGTCAATCTGGAGAGGGCGATGTCGGCAAATGGCCGCTTTGGAGGACATTTTGTGACAGGGCATATTGATGGAACTGGTCAGATTCTAAAAAAAACAGCGAGTGAAAACGCCATTTATATACAAATATCTGTGCCTCCTGCATTAAGCCATTTGCTTATCATGAAGGGATCAATTGCCGTGGATGGGATTTCCCTGACTGTTTTCGGCAATGAAGACAATACTGTTACTGTCTCGATCATTCCCCACACAGCAAGTGAAACGGTACTCGGCTTCAAAGCAGCGGGAGACATTGTTAACCTCGAGTTCGATATGCTGGCTAAATATCTATATTCCTTCATGAACAGGCAGCAGGAAACCTCATCGCCTAAAGAAGGAGTTTCAGAGCGATTCCTTAAGGAGAACGGCTTCTTATAA